The following coding sequences are from one Formosa haliotis window:
- a CDS encoding helix-turn-helix domain-containing protein: MDSQDQIRLKNIHNQLLEIINGNFSFQIARTDHNDELEALSALVNMVAEEIKDSFLHEGFINSRNTYKHTNQFTLVLDLQHIIIEVYEGTITSLGYAPKDLIGHSITSLLSKASLKTWTSIQNKLLYNKSLQLIFNTKQGLEFKAKCFVIRFQNNERLKDLILLTTFDLVQRDHSIKLNLKKLKINSQKEIYKQSLSSKDIDNIRRAGTFIIDHLEHDLPSLKDFAHSFGINEFKLKRGFKELYGMTVFQYLKIERLKKGHVLVKHTKMTFKEIAKTVGFKTPSHFSREFYTYYNYRPRTLRNNS; the protein is encoded by the coding sequence ATGGATTCACAAGATCAAATACGTTTAAAAAACATTCATAATCAATTATTGGAAATAATAAATGGTAATTTTTCATTTCAAATAGCCCGTACTGATCACAACGATGAATTGGAAGCCCTTTCCGCATTGGTCAATATGGTAGCTGAAGAAATCAAGGATTCGTTTTTACACGAAGGCTTTATCAATTCCAGAAACACCTATAAACATACCAACCAATTCACCTTGGTTTTAGATCTGCAACATATTATAATTGAGGTGTACGAGGGTACTATTACATCTTTAGGATATGCCCCCAAAGATCTTATCGGTCACTCCATTACATCCTTGTTATCAAAAGCATCATTAAAAACTTGGACATCTATTCAAAACAAACTGCTCTATAATAAATCACTCCAATTGATCTTTAATACAAAACAAGGCCTGGAATTTAAAGCCAAGTGTTTTGTAATCCGGTTTCAAAATAATGAACGACTTAAAGATCTGATCCTGCTAACCACATTTGACCTTGTGCAAAGGGATCATTCAATAAAATTAAACCTAAAAAAACTCAAAATAAACTCTCAAAAGGAAATTTATAAACAATCGCTTTCCAGTAAAGACATCGATAACATTCGTCGAGCTGGAACATTTATAATAGATCACCTAGAACATGACCTACCTTCCTTAAAAGATTTTGCTCACAGCTTTGGCATTAATGAATTTAAACTCAAGAGAGGATTCAAAGAATTATACGGCATGACTGTTTTTCAATATTTAAAAATAGAACGTCTAAAGAAAGGACATGTATTAGTCAAACATACCAAAATGACTTTCAAGGAAATAGCAAAAACCGTGGGCTTTAAAACACCCTCACATTTTTCACGGGAATTCTATACATATTATAATTACCGCCCCAGAACGCTACGCAATAACTCATAA
- a CDS encoding ATPase has product MKQIQPHIITEGDRTYTLGNLQGKKITYDFESILEYLVDKGQQEYGTKFRIHKEDRDILFKLCNYFIKDETNCRRLNIDLKKGILLSGPVGCGKTSLMKLLRHIVPHQKPYKIIPARNVVFGFNHLGYKTIEDYGDMNYVCFDDLGIEPLGRHYGKDCNVMGEVILSRYELFLNHKVKTHITTNLNAQELEERYGNRVRSRMRELFNLIAFDSATKDKRR; this is encoded by the coding sequence ATGAAACAGATCCAACCACATATCATCACAGAAGGAGATCGTACATACACATTGGGCAATCTCCAGGGCAAAAAAATTACTTATGATTTTGAGAGTATCTTGGAGTATTTGGTAGACAAAGGACAACAGGAGTATGGTACCAAGTTTAGAATTCATAAGGAGGATCGCGATATTTTATTCAAACTTTGTAATTATTTTATTAAAGATGAAACCAACTGCAGACGCTTGAATATTGATTTAAAAAAAGGCATTTTGCTTAGTGGCCCTGTGGGCTGTGGCAAAACCAGTTTGATGAAATTATTGCGCCATATCGTACCACATCAAAAACCGTATAAAATCATACCGGCGCGAAATGTCGTGTTTGGGTTTAACCATTTGGGCTATAAAACCATAGAGGATTATGGCGATATGAACTATGTGTGTTTTGATGATTTGGGTATAGAACCTCTAGGAAGACATTATGGTAAAGATTGTAACGTGATGGGAGAGGTCATTCTCTCGCGCTATGAACTGTTTTTAAACCATAAGGTAAAAACACATATAACCACTAATCTTAATGCCCAGGAACTCGAAGAGCGTTATGGTAATCGTGTACGCTCGAGAATGCGGGAACTGTTCAATTTGATAGCCTTTGACTCGGCCACCAAGGATAAACGACGATAA
- a CDS encoding aminotransferase class I/II-fold pyridoxal phosphate-dependent enzyme, whose amino-acid sequence MAKIKPNNFLDIVDEVFTDATKHGVIHLYADGESLSGRTIGIDGKSLFHFGTTGYLGLEQDERLKRAAVEAILRYGTQFPLSKTYVSHPLYQSLEEKISEMYSNPVIITKNSTLGHIGVIPSVVSDRDAIILDHQVHWSVQNAAKVLKTRSVPIEMIRHNNLDMLEDKLKKLASKHQKIWYMADGLYSMFGDAAPVKELLDLSKKYPQLHLYFDDVHGMSWAGKHGSGYVMQELGELPEHILVFGTLSKTFGASGAVLACSNKKMYSKIKTFGGPLTFSAQLEPASVGAAIASADIHLSDEIYVLQRELQERISLCNELLKATDLPLVERNNSPVFYIGTGMPITGYNFVNRLLKEGFFVNLGLFPAVPVKNTGVRITISRHNQPEEIKALVDAMDYHFPKALEATFTSPQKVFHAFNLKQNRKEEEQYKQSVPGLTMGFYETIADLDQEVWNEIFGSHGVFDYQGLQFLEQTFNAQQSRESQWKFFYIIIWDQLQKPILASYFTYGLWKDDMLAPESVSREIESKRMNAPLYMTSYVLSMGSLFTEGDHLFIDTSHPLWLSAMQLMLNQIEQLDKTLKPAMIVFRDFEEDEVLNEFFHNHGFFKVSMPESAYISELKWRDTDHYVKSLSSRSRRHFRKDIKPFEPFFDVDITSHLSPQMQSRCYGLLEQVRQNNQGLNTFAYPPDILDKMSSHPYWEFLVLTLKKDYTRNELPIIVGVMFCYKNVGNTYVPAFVGMDYAYVQSHQVYRQLLYQTIKRAGELGLQNIDLGMTAAFEKKKLGAVIRQKVAYLQAKDNFSMESLELMTNKV is encoded by the coding sequence ATGGCTAAAATTAAACCCAACAATTTTTTGGATATTGTCGATGAAGTCTTTACCGATGCTACCAAGCACGGTGTCATACACCTGTATGCCGATGGCGAATCACTCTCAGGAAGAACCATTGGGATTGATGGTAAATCCCTATTTCATTTTGGAACAACAGGCTATTTGGGACTGGAACAAGATGAACGTTTAAAACGGGCGGCCGTCGAGGCCATTTTACGATATGGTACGCAGTTTCCTTTGTCTAAAACCTATGTATCCCATCCGCTATACCAAAGTTTAGAGGAAAAGATTTCAGAAATGTACAGCAATCCCGTAATCATTACCAAAAATAGCACCTTGGGCCATATCGGTGTTATTCCGAGTGTGGTTTCCGATCGTGATGCCATCATTTTAGATCATCAAGTGCATTGGAGTGTTCAAAATGCCGCCAAAGTATTAAAAACACGGAGTGTTCCCATTGAAATGATCCGGCATAACAATTTAGATATGTTGGAGGACAAATTAAAAAAGTTAGCTTCTAAACATCAAAAGATATGGTATATGGCAGATGGTCTTTATTCCATGTTTGGAGATGCAGCACCTGTAAAAGAGTTGTTAGACTTATCCAAAAAATATCCGCAATTGCATCTGTATTTTGATGATGTCCATGGAATGAGTTGGGCAGGAAAACACGGTTCAGGGTATGTCATGCAGGAGCTAGGGGAGCTGCCGGAGCACATTCTGGTGTTTGGAACCTTAAGCAAGACCTTTGGTGCCAGTGGAGCGGTTCTGGCTTGTTCGAATAAAAAAATGTATAGTAAAATAAAAACATTTGGAGGTCCATTAACGTTTTCTGCACAGCTAGAACCAGCCTCAGTCGGTGCAGCCATAGCATCGGCCGATATTCATTTGTCGGATGAGATTTATGTACTGCAAAGGGAGCTTCAAGAACGAATAAGCCTATGTAATGAGTTGCTCAAAGCAACTGATTTGCCTTTAGTAGAACGCAATAATTCCCCTGTATTTTATATCGGAACAGGCATGCCCATCACCGGGTATAATTTTGTAAACCGCTTACTCAAAGAAGGCTTTTTTGTAAATCTGGGATTATTTCCTGCTGTTCCCGTTAAAAATACGGGCGTGCGTATAACCATTTCAAGACATAATCAACCAGAAGAAATTAAAGCCTTAGTTGATGCTATGGATTATCATTTTCCAAAGGCACTGGAGGCCACATTTACAAGCCCACAAAAGGTGTTCCATGCTTTTAACCTAAAGCAGAATAGAAAAGAAGAGGAACAATACAAGCAAAGTGTTCCAGGCCTCACTATGGGTTTTTACGAAACCATAGCGGATTTGGATCAGGAGGTTTGGAATGAGATCTTTGGGAGTCATGGTGTATTTGATTATCAGGGCTTACAATTTTTGGAGCAGACTTTTAATGCCCAACAATCGAGGGAGTCCCAATGGAAATTTTTTTACATCATCATTTGGGACCAACTGCAAAAACCAATTCTTGCCAGTTATTTTACCTATGGACTTTGGAAGGACGATATGTTGGCACCAGAGTCGGTGTCCAGGGAAATCGAGTCAAAACGTATGAATGCACCACTGTATATGACATCATATGTCCTCAGTATGGGATCCTTGTTTACTGAAGGCGATCATTTGTTTATCGATACATCCCATCCCTTATGGCTCAGTGCCATGCAACTGATGTTAAATCAAATAGAGCAACTGGACAAGACCCTTAAACCTGCCATGATTGTTTTTCGGGATTTTGAAGAGGATGAAGTACTTAATGAGTTTTTTCACAACCATGGCTTTTTTAAAGTGTCTATGCCCGAATCAGCCTATATTTCAGAACTAAAATGGCGAGATACAGATCATTATGTCAAAAGCTTATCATCCCGATCTCGAAGGCATTTTAGAAAAGATATTAAACCGTTTGAACCTTTTTTTGACGTGGATATTACATCCCATTTATCACCCCAAATGCAGTCCCGATGTTATGGATTATTGGAACAGGTTAGACAAAATAATCAAGGACTAAATACGTTTGCCTACCCACCTGATATATTGGATAAGATGTCATCACATCCCTATTGGGAATTTTTGGTTCTCACTCTAAAAAAGGACTATACAAGGAATGAACTACCAATTATTGTGGGTGTCATGTTTTGCTATAAAAACGTAGGAAACACCTATGTTCCTGCTTTTGTAGGCATGGATTATGCCTATGTGCAAAGCCATCAAGTATATAGACAACTATTGTATCAAACCATCAAAAGGGCAGGAGAATTAGGACTTCAAAATATAGACCTTGGAATGACCGCAGCATTTGAAAAGAAAAAATTAGGAGCGGTAATTAGGCAAAAAGTAGCCTATTTACAAGCGAAGGACAATTTCTCTATGGAATCACTGGAACTTATGACTAACAAAGTGTAA
- a CDS encoding MauE/DoxX family redox-associated membrane protein → MKWVQKHRNFIIEIISNLLVVLFLYAAISKLINFEHFSWQLSQSPYISPLSSLLSWLIPVVEILIAITLISKKYRTLGLYSSLIILTAFTLYIFSVLKFSDNIPCSCGGVLSNLSWKNHLIFNLAFILFTIFGILFQSYKKTIARLQEKTENL, encoded by the coding sequence ATGAAATGGGTGCAAAAACATAGAAATTTTATAATTGAAATAATTTCCAATCTTTTGGTGGTATTGTTCCTTTATGCAGCAATTTCCAAGTTGATCAACTTTGAACATTTTTCATGGCAGTTAAGCCAATCCCCATATATTTCACCGCTTTCTAGTTTACTCTCTTGGTTAATTCCTGTTGTTGAAATATTAATTGCCATAACATTAATTTCAAAAAAATATAGAACATTAGGTTTATATAGTAGTCTAATCATACTGACTGCATTTACCCTATATATTTTTAGCGTTTTAAAATTTAGTGATAACATTCCATGCTCCTGTGGTGGTGTTCTTTCTAATTTAAGTTGGAAGAACCATCTTATTTTTAACCTTGCATTTATACTATTTACAATCTTTGGAATTCTATTTCAGAGCTATAAAAAAACAATTGCGCGATTGCAGGAGAAGACCGAAAACCTGTAA
- a CDS encoding RteC domain-containing protein: MDSNYQHVVEGFKIKLEELNYSNITSLGTANQGILLCNDALYHLKKKVERHGFKSVDEEIYFFKQIKVVPLSFLVYFSEVRSCQLKMPKLGKQNKLTFLNKRMCRVNKFFKRHCDFVDYMDQELNYLDKQYFTRSYQVFPKYALPESAYLDPKFFTSHDMLWARIKGMDEFVFYIQNIRRAIEEQEAAYLPQNKIHKPLQWTSSKIALIELIYALHESKVINHGNEDLKSLASIFEHLFDLPLDNIYKTYAEIKARKGLRARFLEELIQRFNYKMDRDDAL, translated from the coding sequence ATGGACAGCAATTATCAACACGTGGTTGAAGGGTTTAAAATAAAACTCGAAGAACTAAACTATAGCAATATTACGTCACTTGGTACAGCAAACCAAGGCATATTGTTGTGCAATGATGCCCTGTACCATTTAAAGAAAAAGGTTGAGCGACACGGATTTAAGTCCGTCGATGAAGAAATCTATTTTTTTAAACAGATTAAAGTCGTTCCGCTGAGCTTCTTGGTGTATTTTTCAGAAGTCAGGTCCTGTCAACTCAAAATGCCTAAATTGGGGAAGCAAAATAAATTAACTTTTCTCAATAAGCGTATGTGCCGCGTAAATAAATTTTTTAAGCGGCATTGCGATTTTGTGGATTATATGGACCAGGAACTGAATTACCTAGACAAACAATATTTCACCCGATCCTACCAGGTCTTTCCAAAATATGCACTCCCAGAATCAGCTTACTTAGACCCCAAATTTTTTACCTCCCATGATATGCTATGGGCACGCATAAAAGGTATGGATGAGTTTGTGTTTTACATTCAGAATATTAGGCGTGCCATTGAAGAACAGGAAGCAGCCTATTTACCCCAAAACAAAATACATAAGCCCCTACAATGGACGTCTTCAAAAATAGCGCTCATTGAACTCATTTATGCCTTGCACGAATCTAAGGTGATCAATCATGGAAACGAGGATCTCAAGTCTTTGGCATCCATTTTTGAACACCTGTTTGATTTGCCCTTGGACAACATCTATAAAACCTATGCAGAGATCAAGGCGCGAAAGGGGCTTAGGGCTCGGTTTCTGGAAGAACTTATCCAGCGCTTCAATTACAAAATGGATAGGGACGACGCTCTATAA
- a CDS encoding DUF6520 family protein — MKTSFFKFIMPAFAILLAVGLAFASNSTELLNVGYIQGPSGPIQVQVDCESEVEEPCTYLEQQVFKDQNYNEPMTKSLP; from the coding sequence ATGAAAACTTCATTTTTTAAATTCATTATGCCAGCTTTTGCAATATTATTAGCCGTAGGCTTGGCCTTTGCATCAAACAGTACTGAATTACTAAACGTTGGTTACATTCAAGGACCATCTGGTCCAATTCAGGTTCAGGTAGACTGTGAATCAGAAGTTGAGGAACCTTGTACTTATCTTGAGCAACAAGTTTTTAAGGATCAAAATTATAATGAACCTATGACAAAATCACTGCCATAG
- a CDS encoding helix-turn-helix domain-containing protein, with translation MSARIITTDELREFKLELLEELKVLLSKEAEYKSKKWLKSPEVRELLGISHGTLQNLRINGTLPYSKVGGVLYYDYHDIIKVIENHKIHNTY, from the coding sequence ATGTCAGCACGAATCATTACTACCGATGAGCTTAGAGAATTTAAGCTCGAATTACTAGAAGAACTGAAAGTATTACTGTCCAAAGAGGCCGAGTATAAATCTAAAAAATGGCTCAAATCCCCAGAAGTCCGAGAGCTATTAGGTATCTCCCATGGGACATTACAAAATTTAAGAATCAATGGCACTTTACCTTACTCTAAAGTCGGGGGTGTATTGTATTATGATTATCATGATATTATAAAGGTCATCGAAAATCATAAGATCCATAATACATACTAA
- a CDS encoding N-acetylmuramoyl-L-alanine amidase family protein yields MKTHAKFILKNVSFLLIFLNMGILTAQENSWKKVVVIDPGHGGTDPGAIGVYHNEKEITLNIGLELLKWHQILFKNKFDVYLTRSKDTLISLYQRSQMAKAIGADVFVSIHCNAGISTAKGFEVFIPQRQNQYSNQSSRLALSIIKECNQHLGFASRGIKTADFSVLRQSILDYPAILIELGFLTHCDEGLYFSHQKHNSAMALAILMGLVHFLNL; encoded by the coding sequence ACATGCCAAATTCATTCTCAAAAACGTCAGTTTTCTTCTTATTTTTCTAAATATGGGGATATTAACTGCCCAAGAGAACTCTTGGAAAAAAGTGGTGGTAATTGATCCAGGACATGGCGGTACGGACCCTGGTGCTATAGGGGTATACCATAATGAAAAAGAGATTACTCTAAATATTGGGTTGGAACTGCTAAAATGGCACCAGATCCTTTTTAAAAACAAATTTGATGTGTATCTCACTAGGTCTAAAGACACCTTGATATCTCTTTACCAAAGAAGCCAAATGGCTAAAGCGATTGGAGCAGATGTGTTTGTTTCAATCCATTGCAATGCAGGAATCTCTACTGCCAAAGGATTTGAGGTATTTATTCCCCAACGGCAAAACCAATATAGTAATCAATCCTCACGCCTGGCGTTATCCATTATAAAAGAGTGCAACCAACATCTAGGGTTTGCATCCCGTGGAATAAAAACAGCTGATTTTAGTGTCCTGAGACAATCTATTTTGGACTATCCAGCCATATTGATTGAATTGGGATTCTTAACCCATTGTGATGAAGGCCTCTATTTTTCACACCAAAAGCATAATAGTGCCATGGCCCTAGCCATTCTCATGGGGTTGGTGCATTTTTTAAACTTATAA
- a CDS encoding TlpA family protein disulfide reductase has product MKMNFYLKTVGVIALILLISMSCAKEEQSKNTMAKVEVPISNIEAENAFKNLDTLKSYFCDYPEECERYKKLTYLEKRKFEEKVYKNRLQLALNFLDSYPNDPHYFEVLKFFFNLNFEPWFLQEVIPDSLSLFLSKEIKYGTLEYYKRRRSLPIDIQARSEWLNKGHELAQKFLKTDAPIEDKLNVEVALMARDFRLALRKHKGLNIKKQGLEAQYWRDFDKYYWEWFLLKMFDLTKKYSETEIIADYVNQFNSLMTSITPHLTQSYWEGFLDLTAIGQPLSNNAGFKAIHEMAKINLEALERIDLSKPLEMEFTSINGDNINLKDMRGKVVLIDFWSIVCAPCITEMPHIQEMYDKYRDQGFEVIGLAADGDSSKDRVLEIIKKQGATWPQSLDKGKDVVVSYHSLLNIKGYPTVWLLNKEGIIVDKNARRERLEPLIRQYLGLED; this is encoded by the coding sequence ATGAAAATGAATTTTTATTTAAAAACAGTAGGAGTGATAGCACTTATATTGTTGATAAGCATGTCATGTGCTAAAGAAGAACAATCCAAGAATACTATGGCCAAAGTAGAAGTTCCTATCAGCAACATTGAGGCAGAAAATGCTTTTAAGAATTTAGATACCCTAAAATCCTATTTTTGTGATTATCCAGAAGAATGTGAACGTTATAAGAAACTAACATATTTAGAGAAACGAAAATTTGAAGAGAAAGTCTATAAAAATAGGTTACAATTGGCTCTTAATTTCTTAGATTCTTACCCCAATGATCCACACTATTTCGAGGTATTAAAATTTTTCTTTAATTTAAATTTTGAGCCTTGGTTTTTGCAGGAAGTAATACCAGATAGTTTATCATTATTTTTATCTAAAGAAATTAAATACGGTACTTTAGAATACTATAAAAGACGTAGATCATTACCTATAGATATTCAAGCAAGAAGTGAATGGTTGAATAAAGGGCATGAGTTAGCTCAAAAGTTTTTAAAAACAGATGCACCTATAGAGGATAAGCTTAATGTTGAAGTAGCATTAATGGCTCGGGATTTTCGTTTGGCACTAAGAAAACACAAAGGTCTCAACATAAAAAAGCAGGGTTTAGAAGCTCAGTACTGGCGTGATTTTGATAAATATTATTGGGAGTGGTTTCTGTTAAAGATGTTTGATCTCACAAAAAAATATTCTGAAACCGAAATAATAGCAGATTATGTTAATCAATTTAATTCCTTAATGACCTCGATAACACCGCACTTAACACAATCGTATTGGGAGGGTTTCTTAGATTTAACGGCTATTGGTCAACCCCTTTCTAATAATGCAGGTTTTAAAGCCATTCATGAAATGGCAAAAATAAACCTAGAGGCATTAGAGCGTATTGATTTGTCCAAACCCTTGGAAATGGAATTTACCTCTATCAATGGCGATAATATAAATCTTAAAGATATGAGGGGAAAAGTAGTCCTAATAGATTTTTGGTCGATAGTATGCGCACCTTGTATAACAGAAATGCCACATATACAAGAAATGTATGATAAATATCGAGATCAGGGGTTTGAGGTTATTGGTCTGGCAGCTGATGGTGATAGTTCAAAGGATCGGGTACTTGAAATTATAAAAAAACAAGGAGCTACATGGCCACAATCTTTGGATAAAGGTAAAGATGTGGTTGTAAGTTATCATTCGTTATTAAATATTAAAGGCTACCCAACAGTATGGCTGTTAAATAAAGAAGGCATTATTGTAGATAAAAATGCTAGAAGAGAGCGTTTGGAGCCCTTAATACGACAATATCTAGGTTTGGAAGATTAA
- a CDS encoding DUF7793 family protein, translating into MHLENNYASTWLRNGVLYAIYKEGVEINLYAAKLIMEDRLKLQQGKALPILCDIRGVRNFDMAAKRFFSTDGFALIKALALISNNPVSQVYSEMYIKGNLPSVPIDIFKNDTEALAFLSTFTELQ; encoded by the coding sequence ATGCATTTAGAAAACAACTACGCCTCCACTTGGCTCAGGAATGGTGTACTCTATGCTATCTATAAAGAAGGTGTGGAGATCAACCTGTATGCTGCCAAATTGATCATGGAAGACCGCCTTAAATTACAGCAAGGTAAGGCCTTGCCCATTCTATGTGATATCCGAGGGGTCCGGAATTTTGATATGGCCGCCAAACGCTTTTTTTCTACTGATGGCTTTGCACTTATTAAGGCTCTTGCTTTAATATCCAACAATCCAGTTTCCCAAGTATATTCTGAAATGTATATCAAAGGAAATCTCCCCTCAGTTCCCATAGATATTTTTAAAAATGACACTGAAGCATTAGCTTTTTTATCAACATTTACTGAATTGCAATAA
- a CDS encoding RagB/SusD family nutrient uptake outer membrane protein encodes MNYKINHRCIQELSIDSIEYRINTLNTFFLLLLFICYTSCSDFVEVDPPKNVLISETVFDDPATVESALANIFYELREEGMVSGNFGLTSMMGIYSDELDYYGFEPNSMEMFYHNVSASNSYLLQWWSHAFNLIYAANDVIDGVENSNTLNPNEKAQYKGQAFFVRAYLHSLLSDVFGEIPYITTTDYLENDSVVRQPITSVNEQIILDLNLAVDLLEGYVGSSERVLPNQSVAKALLARMYLYTNNWELAEEISSDLIAAYILEPDLSKVFLKESSETIWQFKPGDNPKNTMEANQFIIQLIPGQQFALTNTFLNGFEQGDLRLSHWVGSASSSDGTTTLYYPYKYKAYITETQSLEYSIVFRLAEQYLIRAEARAHLGDISGAQDDLNRIRNRAGLQNTSANSQNSLLEAIWKERRVELFTEQGLRWFDLKRTGTAGKALEVLKPNWKETDALFPIPESELEINPNLLPQNVGY; translated from the coding sequence ATGAATTATAAAATTAACCATAGATGTATTCAAGAGTTAAGTATTGACTCGATTGAATACCGTATTAATACTTTAAATACATTTTTTTTACTACTCCTTTTTATCTGCTACACTTCATGTAGTGATTTTGTAGAAGTTGATCCTCCCAAAAATGTATTAATCTCGGAAACCGTTTTCGATGATCCTGCAACAGTTGAATCGGCCCTGGCAAATATTTTTTATGAACTACGTGAAGAGGGAATGGTATCTGGAAATTTCGGGTTGACCTCAATGATGGGTATTTATAGCGACGAACTGGATTATTATGGATTTGAACCCAATAGCATGGAAATGTTTTACCATAATGTTTCAGCTTCTAATAGTTATCTTTTGCAGTGGTGGAGCCATGCATTTAATTTGATATATGCAGCTAATGATGTAATAGATGGTGTAGAAAATTCAAATACCTTAAATCCAAATGAAAAAGCACAGTATAAGGGGCAAGCCTTTTTCGTAAGAGCTTATCTCCATAGTCTTTTATCTGATGTATTTGGTGAAATTCCATATATCACTACAACCGACTACTTAGAAAATGATTCAGTAGTTCGACAACCAATAACTAGTGTAAACGAACAAATTATATTAGACCTTAATTTGGCCGTAGATTTGCTAGAAGGGTATGTGGGTAGTAGTGAACGTGTATTACCTAATCAATCTGTCGCCAAAGCTTTATTGGCTAGAATGTATTTGTATACAAACAATTGGGAGTTAGCCGAAGAAATATCAAGTGACCTTATCGCCGCATATATTTTAGAACCAGACTTAAGTAAGGTGTTTTTGAAGGAATCATCAGAAACAATTTGGCAGTTTAAACCGGGAGACAACCCTAAAAACACCATGGAGGCCAACCAGTTCATTATACAGCTCATCCCGGGGCAGCAATTTGCCTTAACCAATACTTTTTTAAATGGCTTTGAACAAGGAGACTTAAGGTTAAGTCACTGGGTTGGTAGTGCTTCAAGTTCTGATGGTACTACTACGCTTTACTATCCGTACAAATATAAGGCCTATATAACAGAAACACAGTCATTGGAATACTCTATCGTTTTCCGTTTGGCAGAACAGTATTTAATAAGAGCAGAGGCAAGAGCTCATCTCGGTGATATTTCAGGTGCACAGGACGATTTGAATAGGATTAGAAACCGTGCGGGTTTGCAAAATACTTCAGCAAATTCACAAAATAGTTTATTGGAGGCCATTTGGAAGGAACGTAGAGTAGAATTGTTTACTGAGCAAGGACTACGTTGGTTTGATTTAAAACGAACAGGAACGGCAGGTAAAGCTTTAGAGGTTCTTAAACCAAATTGGAAAGAAACCGATGCGTTATTTCCCATTCCAGAATCAGAACTAGAAATCAACCCGAATTTATTACCTCAAAACGTAGGCTATTAA